In Paenibacillus sp. JQZ6Y-1, one genomic interval encodes:
- a CDS encoding CheR family methyltransferase, whose amino-acid sequence MTPIDHEQIPNGSEAPRADSQITTNLAERENIEIDLLLEGVHRLYGYDFRNYARASLTRRIWHHVHSEKLSSVSALQERVLHDRACFERLVQNLSIPVTEMFRDPQLFRMFREQVVPLLRTYPYIRIWHAGCSTGEEVYSMAILLHEEGLLDKARIYATDMNDRSLKQAREGVFGIDRMQLYTKNYLEAGGTRSFSEYYTARYQSVIFQPFLRKHIIFAEHNLATDRSFNEFNVIFCRNVMIYFDDKLRERVHGLFHESLSRFGILVLGSKESMQFTGYSDSYEPLDRIEKVYRKIN is encoded by the coding sequence ATGACACCAATCGATCATGAGCAAATACCAAATGGTTCCGAAGCGCCCCGGGCAGATAGTCAGATTACAACCAATCTCGCGGAACGTGAAAATATCGAAATTGATTTGCTACTGGAAGGCGTGCATCGACTGTACGGGTATGATTTTCGTAATTATGCCCGTGCCTCGCTGACACGTCGCATCTGGCATCATGTGCATTCGGAGAAGCTGTCTTCCGTATCAGCATTACAGGAAAGGGTGCTGCATGACCGCGCCTGTTTTGAACGGCTCGTGCAGAATCTGTCTATTCCTGTGACTGAGATGTTCCGTGATCCACAACTGTTTCGTATGTTCCGTGAACAGGTTGTTCCGCTGCTGCGCACGTATCCGTATATTCGGATCTGGCATGCAGGCTGCTCTACTGGTGAAGAGGTATACTCGATGGCGATTTTGCTTCATGAAGAAGGGTTACTCGATAAGGCTCGGATTTATGCGACCGATATGAACGACCGCTCCTTGAAGCAGGCGCGGGAAGGCGTATTCGGCATTGATCGTATGCAACTGTACACGAAAAATTATCTGGAAGCTGGCGGTACCCGTTCGTTTTCAGAATATTATACTGCTCGTTATCAGTCGGTTATCTTTCAGCCATTTTTGCGTAAGCATATTATTTTTGCAGAGCATAATCTGGCGACCGACCGTTCCTTTAACGAATTTAATGTTATTTTCTGCCGAAATGTAATGATTTATTTTGACGATAAACTGCGTGAGCGGGTGCATGGATTGTTCCATGAGAGTCTGAGCCGTTTTGGTATTCTGGTGCTCGGTTCCAAAGAATCCATGCAGTTTACGGGATACAGCGATAGCTACGAGCCGCTGGACCGCATTGAAAAGGTATACCGGAAAATTAACTAG
- a CDS encoding response regulator yields the protein MKLRTKLVLGFSAIIIILMALGFITYDRMNYMNEQLDKVYQDRYLKVRYSTDVRSEMNVIAREIANVLLSATSQPTQSRSIIEENIADGNNNLKLLSSGADTPEERQLTATVSSNWQAYIEYARKVTDLLEQDQIAAANNYRTTSGLPAQIGLNDSLTVLSNYQDTTIDQEIQAANLAYQNSIRITTYVMAFGILLSLLVMLWIVPSISRGLGTVSTMIKGFSEERFGAIRRIRVKSKDEIGDVARVFQNMANDLQEKRKLEEQYQQAQDDQSWLDSNTARITELLRGVITLQQSAQTFLNEFAPRLGAHFGNLYLRSHEAPDKIMLLSSYAAEGVLPSQKELRIGEGLAGQCAADMKPIVLDNVPANYFPVNSSLGASQPTSIMIYPIVFEDELLGVIELASLQGFNSLQRQLLQMLLQDLGVIINNINRRLHVEQLLRESQALTEELQSQSEELQMQQEELRRSNERLEEQTEELKRSEDLLQRQQQDLEHFNNELIAKTRELQEQVQHVEEQNEEIEQSKHQLEQQAMQLAVTSKYKSEFLANMSHELRTPLNSLLILSQLLTENKDGNLTNKQMEYASTIYMSGADLLKMIDEILDLSKVDAGKMEMNRETMPVKVLESFVNMNFAPVAAKKNIDLHINVGEGVPEYLITDEHRVKQVLRNLLSNAFKFTEKGFIEVNISESDGKELPVYLRKQDEYIAVRVTDSGIGIPQDKLDLIFEAFQQVDGTTSRKYGGTGLGLSISRELARLLGGGITVSSEHGKGSSFTLYLPKTLPTADDQPANTSGTSVDHVSASYLPSDFMSQQLQNGNTAARNRELEQEENKVIAATVADDRDHLNKSDKVLLIIEDDPNFARILVDMARGRGFKALVAMQGDTGLHMAKTYGPDAIILDIQLPVMDGWSILSELKSNAQTRHIPVHVISVMDDVKQGLMMGAIAYLKKPTSKDALEKAFNHLQSYTQLGLKQLLIVEDDEIQRKSIIELIGHDDVEITAVSTGSEALEELHSKRYDCMVLDLMLTDMTGFELLDRIRDNQQLRDLPIIIYTGKELDTKEETQLRKYAESIIVKDVKSPERLLDETTLFLHRVEADLPEDKRRILQKLHNKETLFEGKRILLVDDDVRNVFALSSVLEGYRMDVTFAENGREAVEMVQQQEFDLVLMDMMMPEMDGYEAMRLIRQMPEHDKLPIIALTAKAMKDDRSKCIEAGASDYVKKPVQTDQLLSLMRVWLYS from the coding sequence ATGAAACTAAGAACGAAGCTCGTTCTGGGGTTCAGTGCCATTATTATTATCTTAATGGCGCTGGGCTTTATTACGTATGATCGTATGAATTACATGAATGAACAGCTTGATAAGGTATATCAGGATCGTTATTTGAAAGTGCGCTATTCCACGGATGTACGTTCAGAGATGAACGTGATTGCACGCGAGATTGCCAACGTGCTGCTCAGTGCAACCTCACAGCCTACGCAGAGTCGTAGCATTATTGAAGAAAATATCGCAGACGGCAACAACAATCTCAAGCTGCTCAGCAGTGGCGCTGATACACCGGAAGAACGACAGCTGACTGCTACTGTTTCGTCCAATTGGCAGGCATATATTGAATATGCTCGCAAAGTGACCGATCTGCTGGAGCAGGATCAGATTGCCGCCGCTAACAATTATCGTACAACAAGTGGATTGCCTGCTCAGATCGGTCTGAACGACAGTCTGACCGTGCTATCCAACTATCAGGATACAACGATTGATCAGGAGATTCAGGCAGCCAACCTCGCCTATCAGAATTCGATTCGCATCACGACGTATGTGATGGCATTTGGTATTTTGCTAAGTCTGTTGGTTATGCTGTGGATCGTACCGAGCATTAGCCGTGGACTGGGAACGGTATCGACGATGATCAAGGGCTTTTCCGAAGAACGTTTTGGCGCTATTCGCCGCATCCGAGTTAAGTCCAAAGACGAGATCGGTGATGTGGCACGTGTATTTCAGAATATGGCTAACGATTTGCAGGAGAAGCGCAAGCTAGAGGAGCAATATCAGCAGGCGCAGGACGATCAATCGTGGCTGGATTCCAACACCGCTCGCATTACTGAATTGCTGCGGGGTGTCATTACACTTCAGCAGAGTGCGCAAACATTCCTTAATGAATTTGCGCCGCGTCTAGGTGCTCATTTTGGTAATCTCTATTTGCGTAGCCATGAAGCGCCCGACAAAATTATGCTGCTGTCCTCGTATGCGGCAGAGGGCGTATTGCCATCGCAAAAGGAATTACGCATTGGGGAAGGGCTGGCAGGGCAATGTGCTGCCGATATGAAGCCGATTGTACTGGACAATGTACCGGCGAATTATTTCCCAGTCAATTCTTCATTGGGTGCGAGTCAGCCGACTAGCATTATGATTTATCCGATTGTATTCGAGGATGAGCTGCTTGGCGTAATTGAGCTAGCATCGCTGCAAGGCTTCAATTCCTTGCAACGTCAGCTGCTGCAAATGCTGCTGCAAGACCTCGGTGTAATCATCAACAATATCAACCGTCGTCTGCATGTAGAGCAGCTGTTGCGTGAATCGCAGGCGCTGACCGAAGAACTGCAAAGCCAATCTGAGGAATTGCAGATGCAGCAAGAAGAACTGCGTCGTTCCAACGAGCGTTTGGAAGAGCAGACCGAGGAACTTAAGCGCTCCGAAGATCTGCTGCAACGTCAGCAACAGGATCTGGAGCATTTTAACAACGAACTGATCGCCAAGACACGCGAGCTGCAAGAGCAGGTACAGCATGTGGAGGAGCAAAACGAAGAGATCGAGCAGAGCAAGCATCAGTTGGAGCAACAAGCGATGCAACTTGCTGTAACAAGCAAATACAAATCCGAATTCCTAGCGAATATGTCGCATGAATTGCGTACACCGCTGAACAGTCTGCTTATTCTGTCGCAGCTGCTGACCGAGAACAAGGACGGCAATCTAACCAACAAGCAGATGGAATATGCTAGTACCATTTATATGTCCGGCGCCGATCTACTCAAGATGATCGACGAGATTCTGGATCTATCCAAAGTCGATGCTGGCAAAATGGAAATGAACCGCGAGACGATGCCAGTAAAAGTACTGGAATCGTTTGTAAATATGAACTTTGCGCCAGTAGCTGCTAAGAAAAATATTGATTTGCATATCAATGTTGGCGAAGGCGTACCAGAGTATCTCATTACGGACGAGCATCGGGTGAAGCAAGTGCTGCGCAATTTATTGTCCAATGCGTTCAAGTTTACTGAAAAAGGCTTTATTGAAGTGAATATCAGCGAATCGGATGGTAAGGAGTTGCCGGTATATCTGCGTAAGCAGGATGAGTATATTGCGGTTCGCGTGACGGATAGTGGAATCGGCATTCCACAGGATAAGCTGGATCTGATCTTTGAAGCATTCCAGCAGGTTGATGGCACTACCAGTCGTAAGTATGGTGGTACCGGACTTGGTCTGTCGATCAGCCGTGAGCTGGCACGTCTATTGGGCGGCGGCATTACCGTCAGCTCCGAGCACGGTAAAGGCAGTTCCTTTACCCTGTATCTGCCGAAGACGCTGCCGACAGCAGATGATCAGCCAGCGAACACATCTGGTACTTCAGTGGATCATGTGAGCGCATCGTATCTGCCGTCTGACTTTATGAGTCAGCAATTGCAAAATGGCAATACTGCTGCACGCAATCGCGAACTGGAGCAAGAAGAAAACAAAGTGATCGCAGCAACGGTTGCCGATGACCGCGATCATTTGAATAAAAGCGATAAGGTATTGCTGATCATTGAAGATGATCCGAACTTTGCCCGTATTCTGGTTGATATGGCACGCGGGCGCGGCTTCAAAGCTCTTGTGGCAATGCAAGGCGATACTGGGTTGCATATGGCGAAGACCTATGGACCAGATGCGATCATTCTCGATATTCAATTACCAGTAATGGATGGCTGGTCGATTTTGAGTGAGCTGAAGAGTAATGCGCAAACCCGTCATATTCCGGTGCATGTAATCTCTGTTATGGATGATGTGAAGCAGGGTCTAATGATGGGAGCAATCGCTTATTTGAAAAAACCAACCAGCAAGGACGCGCTAGAAAAAGCGTTCAATCATTTGCAAAGTTATACTCAGCTTGGTCTGAAGCAGCTATTGATCGTAGAGGACGACGAGATTCAGCGTAAATCCATTATTGAGCTGATTGGGCATGACGATGTAGAGATTACTGCTGTATCGACGGGTAGCGAAGCACTCGAAGAGCTGCACAGCAAGCGTTACGACTGTATGGTTCTCGATCTGATGCTGACCGATATGACTGGATTCGAGCTGCTGGATCGCATTCGTGATAACCAACAATTGCGCGATCTGCCGATCATTATTTATACCGGTAAAGAGCTGGATACAAAAGAAGAAACCCAGCTGCGCAAATATGCCGAGTCGATTATCGTTAAAGACGTGAAATCACCGGAACGCCTTCTGGATGAGACCACCTTGTTCTTGCATCGGGTAGAAGCCGATTTGCCGGAAGACAAACGCCGAATTCTGCAAAAGCTGCATAACAAGGAAACGCTGTTTGAAGGCAAGCGCATCCTGCTCGTGGATGATGATGTGCGCAACGTATTTGCTCTGTCCAGCGTGCTAGAAGGTTACCGGATGGATGTGACCTTTGCTGAGAACGGACGCGAAGCGGTGGAGATGGTGCAGCAGCAGGAATTTGATCTGGTGCTGATGGATATGATGATGCCGGAGATGGATGGATACGAGGCAATGCGCCTCATTCGCCAGATGCCAGAGCATGATAAACTGCCGATTATTGCACTCACCGCCAAAGCGATGAAGGATGATCGTTCCAAGTGTATTGAAGCTGGTGCATCCGATTATGTCAAAAAACCAGTTCAAACCGACCAACTTTTGTCACTTATGCGTGTTTGGTTGTATTCGTAA
- a CDS encoding PP2C family protein-serine/threonine phosphatase, whose product MNILIVDDNPTNLIIIREILKREQYTNLVTATSAREMFEALGHEESDAILRAKANTFDLILLDMMMPEMDGIQACRILQQHEVLRDIPVIMVTAVGDSKKLAEALDAGAADYVTKPINKVELMARIRLALRLKHEKDWHKERDQHIQDELKLASLVQHAVLSTPIQDEQFQIEARYKPSFELAGDLYAWYPLGEGRYGIILLDMMGHGISSSLFCMFIASVLKDTVTTYVEPEKVIQELNRRFNQLHIENQLVQYYFTAIYLVVDTKYKRIDYVNAGHPPGLFFADNGDVTRLTTTTFPVGLFDRIDAESNSFHYEGDAHLVLYTDGLLEAVEGDQETQLEFLINELKKGHHLENTAVEQVFFDDIIPADRDDDKCLVWISLQEGTDSE is encoded by the coding sequence ATGAATATATTAATCGTTGATGATAATCCGACGAATTTGATCATTATTCGAGAAATTCTGAAAAGAGAACAGTATACCAATCTGGTTACCGCTACGTCTGCCAGAGAGATGTTTGAAGCTCTCGGTCATGAGGAATCGGATGCTATTTTGCGTGCGAAAGCCAACACATTTGATCTGATCTTGCTTGATATGATGATGCCGGAGATGGATGGTATTCAGGCATGCCGGATTTTGCAGCAGCATGAAGTACTGCGCGATATTCCAGTCATTATGGTTACTGCGGTTGGCGATTCCAAAAAACTCGCGGAAGCACTGGATGCCGGTGCCGCCGATTATGTAACCAAGCCAATTAACAAAGTGGAGCTGATGGCGCGTATCCGTCTTGCGCTGCGTCTCAAGCATGAAAAAGACTGGCATAAAGAGCGCGACCAGCATATTCAGGATGAGCTGAAGCTAGCGAGTCTCGTACAGCATGCCGTACTTAGCACGCCGATTCAGGATGAACAATTTCAGATTGAAGCGCGGTACAAGCCTTCCTTTGAGCTGGCAGGGGATCTGTACGCTTGGTATCCGCTCGGTGAAGGTCGATATGGTATCATTTTGCTGGATATGATGGGGCATGGAATTTCTTCATCTCTGTTCTGTATGTTTATCGCTTCTGTACTCAAGGATACGGTCACTACATATGTGGAACCTGAAAAAGTTATTCAGGAGCTGAATCGTCGTTTTAATCAGCTGCATATTGAGAATCAATTGGTACAATATTATTTCACAGCGATCTATCTGGTGGTCGATACGAAATACAAACGGATTGATTATGTGAATGCTGGTCATCCGCCAGGCTTATTTTTTGCTGATAATGGCGATGTGACTCGATTGACAACGACCACATTCCCAGTAGGACTGTTTGATCGCATTGATGCAGAATCGAATAGCTTCCATTACGAAGGCGACGCTCATCTGGTGCTGTATACCGATGGTTTGCTGGAAGCAGTGGAAGGCGATCAGGAGACACAGCTGGAGTTTTTGATTAACGAATTGAAAAAAGGACATCATCTGGAAAATACAGCTGTAGAACAGGTGTTTTTCGACGACATCATACCTGCTGATCGAGACGACGACAAATGTCTGGTCTGGATTTCGCTACAGGAAGGGACGGACAGTGAATGA
- a CDS encoding general stress protein yields the protein MSSTNAKPYAKVVENGLQAVEVVKELRSTGYGFEEVYVLAHQKDRTEKIAETADAQEIGIKEEGAFDSLANLFRSRGDELRSKMTSLGFTKEEADFYEEELDKNKVLVIAQHKA from the coding sequence ATGTCATCTACGAACGCAAAACCTTATGCAAAAGTTGTGGAAAATGGATTGCAAGCAGTAGAAGTAGTAAAAGAACTGCGCAGCACAGGCTACGGATTTGAAGAAGTCTATGTATTGGCTCATCAAAAGGACCGTACCGAAAAAATCGCTGAAACCGCCGATGCACAAGAAATTGGCATCAAGGAAGAAGGCGCATTTGATTCTCTCGCGAATCTGTTCCGCTCCCGTGGGGACGAACTTCGCTCCAAAATGACTTCCTTAGGCTTTACCAAGGAAGAAGCTGATTTCTACGAAGAAGAGCTCGACAAAAATAAAGTATTGGTTATCGCTCAGCATAAAGCCTGA
- a CDS encoding DUF948 domain-containing protein, with protein sequence MIISISVAIIAIAFAVLVVFLVKLLLAAKDSLDNVSATLKDVQKTVEELTYEVKQTVRNVNDITANVEHKLKQVDPVVDSVNNLGIVLSEVTETVKDLTLKTKEVSAGFFEKVKFATGDTHEHASNAHGVVKASTPEDRTLQSYAATYGKSGAWVNTVDIIANVWQRLRKAQSR encoded by the coding sequence ATGATCATTAGTATCAGTGTCGCGATTATCGCGATCGCATTCGCAGTACTTGTAGTATTCTTGGTTAAACTTCTATTGGCAGCCAAAGATTCGCTGGATAACGTGTCCGCCACATTGAAGGATGTCCAGAAAACGGTGGAAGAACTCACCTATGAAGTGAAACAAACCGTCCGCAACGTCAACGATATTACGGCGAACGTTGAGCACAAGCTGAAACAGGTTGATCCGGTTGTCGATTCCGTCAACAATCTGGGTATTGTACTCAGCGAAGTAACAGAAACCGTCAAGGATCTGACGCTCAAAACAAAAGAAGTATCCGCAGGCTTTTTTGAAAAAGTGAAATTCGCTACTGGTGATACACACGAGCATGCAAGCAACGCACATGGCGTAGTAAAAGCGTCCACACCGGAAGATCGCACGCTGCAATCGTATGCTGCTACGTATGGTAAATCTGGCGCATGGGTAAACACTGTCGATATTATCGCCAACGTATGGCAACGTCTGCGCAAAGCGCAATCTCGTTAA
- a CDS encoding DUF1328 domain-containing protein, giving the protein MLKWSIIFLIVAIVAGIFGFFGIVEAAATIAKVLFFLFLILFVVSLFTGRRRTY; this is encoded by the coding sequence ATGTTGAAATGGTCTATCATTTTTCTGATTGTTGCCATCGTAGCTGGCATCTTCGGTTTCTTCGGTATCGTGGAAGCAGCAGCGACTATTGCCAAAGTCTTGTTCTTCTTGTTCCTGATCCTGTTCGTGGTCAGCCTGTTTACCGGACGTCGTCGAACCTATTAG
- a CDS encoding cation diffusion facilitator family transporter — translation MVDVYQNLKEGERGAWLSIVSYLVLSSFKLILGYLFLSSALRADGMNNLTDIVASIAVLIGLRIARKPPDSDHAYGHFRAETVAALIASLIMAMVGIQVLIDAVGSLFGGREQAPEPWLAAVALVCAAVMYGVYRYNMALAKRTNSQALMAAAKDNLSDAMVSIGAAVGIIGSQFGMPWLDVVAALVVGLLICKTAWDILQESMHRLTDGFDEKELPELRETIASIEGVEHIKDIKARVNGSQVLVDVVIEVAPEMSVSDSHEITDRVEAKMANVHNIHYVHVHVEPKDT, via the coding sequence ATGGTTGATGTGTATCAAAACCTGAAAGAAGGCGAACGTGGAGCATGGCTCAGTATTGTATCGTATCTGGTGCTATCCTCGTTTAAATTGATTCTTGGTTATTTGTTCCTGTCGAGCGCATTGCGCGCGGACGGAATGAATAATTTGACCGATATTGTAGCATCGATTGCTGTATTGATCGGATTGCGTATCGCGCGTAAACCGCCAGATTCGGATCATGCGTACGGGCATTTTCGTGCAGAGACGGTGGCGGCACTGATTGCGTCCCTCATTATGGCAATGGTCGGTATTCAAGTGTTGATCGACGCGGTAGGTTCACTATTCGGCGGTAGAGAACAAGCGCCGGAGCCGTGGCTGGCAGCAGTAGCGCTAGTTTGTGCAGCTGTCATGTACGGCGTATACCGTTACAATATGGCATTGGCGAAGCGGACGAACAGTCAGGCATTGATGGCAGCAGCCAAGGACAATTTGTCAGATGCAATGGTTAGTATTGGCGCAGCCGTTGGCATTATCGGTTCACAATTTGGCATGCCGTGGCTGGATGTGGTAGCAGCGCTGGTAGTCGGCTTGCTAATCTGCAAAACGGCATGGGATATTTTGCAGGAATCGATGCACCGACTGACCGATGGTTTTGATGAAAAGGAATTGCCAGAGCTGCGCGAAACGATTGCTTCGATTGAAGGGGTAGAACATATCAAGGACATCAAAGCACGCGTGAACGGCAGTCAGGTGCTAGTCGATGTAGTGATCGAAGTGGCACCAGAAATGTCCGTAAGCGATAGTCATGAGATTACAGATCGGGTTGAAGCGAAGATGGCGAACGTGCATAATATTCATTATGTACATGTGCACGTGGAGCCGAAGGATACCTGA
- a CDS encoding ABC-F family ATP-binding cassette domain-containing protein, with protein sequence MISTSGVTLRYGKRALFEDVNIKFTPGNCYGLIGANGAGKSTFLKILSGEVEQNEGEVHITPGERMAILKQNQSEYDEFQVLETVIMGHKRLYDIMKEKDALYAKENFSDEDGMRAGELEAEFAEMNGWEAEAEAAEMLNGLGIDNEMQYKMMKELNGNEKVRVLLAQALFGHPNILLLDEPTNHLDIESIHWLENFLASYDGTVIVVSHDRHFLNTVCTHIADIDFGKIQMYVGNYDFWYESSQLALQLSREQNKKKEDKVKELQAFIQRFSANKSKSKQATSRKKMLDKITLDDIRPSNRKYPFINFKGEREAGKQLLLIDGLTKTIDGEKVIDNLTLTVNKGDKIALVGPNGNVKTALFQILMGEVEPDAGTYQWGVTTSQAYFPNDNSAYFDGVDVTLVDWLREYSKDPDESFLRGFLGRMLFSGDEALKKASVLSGGEKVRCMLSRMMLMGGNVLLLDEPTNHLDLESITALNNGLIDFDGTILLTSHDHQFVQTIANRIIEITPNGVIDRMMSYDEYLESKEIQEMRNKMYPVQV encoded by the coding sequence ATGATAAGTACTTCAGGTGTCACGCTGCGTTATGGTAAGCGCGCCCTTTTTGAAGATGTAAATATTAAGTTCACACCAGGTAACTGCTACGGTCTGATCGGTGCTAACGGCGCTGGTAAATCGACCTTTTTGAAAATTTTGTCCGGCGAAGTAGAGCAAAATGAAGGTGAAGTGCATATCACACCGGGCGAGCGGATGGCGATTCTGAAACAGAACCAATCCGAATACGATGAGTTCCAAGTGCTGGAGACCGTCATCATGGGTCACAAGCGTCTGTACGATATTATGAAAGAAAAAGACGCGCTGTATGCGAAAGAAAACTTCAGCGATGAAGACGGTATGCGTGCCGGCGAACTGGAAGCAGAATTTGCCGAAATGAACGGTTGGGAAGCGGAAGCCGAAGCGGCTGAGATGCTGAACGGTCTGGGCATCGACAACGAAATGCAATACAAAATGATGAAGGAATTGAACGGCAACGAGAAAGTACGCGTCCTGCTGGCACAAGCATTGTTTGGTCATCCAAACATCCTGCTGCTGGATGAGCCTACCAACCACTTGGACATCGAATCCATTCACTGGCTGGAAAACTTCCTCGCATCGTATGACGGCACTGTTATCGTAGTCAGTCACGACCGTCACTTCCTGAACACTGTATGTACGCATATCGCGGACATCGACTTTGGTAAAATCCAGATGTATGTGGGTAACTATGACTTCTGGTATGAGTCCAGCCAATTGGCTCTGCAACTGAGCCGTGAGCAAAACAAGAAAAAAGAAGACAAGGTGAAGGAACTGCAAGCGTTTATTCAACGCTTTAGTGCCAACAAATCCAAGTCCAAACAAGCAACGTCCCGTAAGAAAATGCTGGACAAAATTACGCTGGATGACATTCGTCCATCTAACCGTAAATATCCGTTCATCAATTTCAAAGGCGAGCGTGAAGCTGGTAAACAATTGCTGCTGATCGACGGTCTGACCAAAACGATCGATGGTGAAAAAGTCATCGACAACCTGACCCTGACCGTGAACAAAGGCGACAAAATCGCTCTGGTCGGTCCAAACGGCAACGTGAAAACAGCGCTTTTCCAAATCCTGATGGGCGAAGTAGAGCCGGATGCAGGAACATACCAATGGGGTGTAACAACATCACAAGCGTATTTCCCGAATGATAACTCTGCTTACTTTGATGGTGTGGACGTGACGCTGGTTGACTGGCTGCGCGAATACTCCAAAGACCCGGATGAATCGTTCCTGCGCGGATTCCTCGGTCGCATGCTGTTCTCCGGCGACGAAGCTTTGAAAAAAGCAAGCGTACTGTCCGGGGGCGAGAAAGTTCGCTGCATGCTGTCCCGTATGATGTTGATGGGCGGTAACGTATTGCTGCTGGACGAGCCGACGAACCACTTGGATCTCGAATCGATTACAGCGCTGAACAACGGTCTGATCGACTTTGATGGTACGATTCTGCTCACATCTCATGACCATCAGTTCGTACAAACAATCGCTAACCGCATCATCGAAATTACACCAAACGGCGTGATCGACCGTATGATGAGCTATGATGAATATCTGGAAAGCAAAGAAATTCAAGAAATGCGCAACAAAATGTATCCGGTACAAGTATAA
- a CDS encoding MBL fold metallo-hydrolase, producing the protein MPKTRYHNIDNVSIDKTLKQFRQWREDRRKKATRDRSYLVPNHQPEMDYLHANRDDASITWIGHSTFFIQYEGLNIVTDPVWAQRLAFQKRIGQPGIPIEDIPPIDIILISHSHYDHMHINSIRKLYRSSTTILVPQGLKSKMVRKGFHRCHEMKWWETFRMGDANITFVPTQHWSRRTLLDTNTSHWGGYVLEPVQHPVMPDEPHNVWNTEQDPTHPRPKIPEVGKSEEMGYIHRPVPPTVYFAGDSGYFPGFIDIGRRHRIDVALLPIGAYDPEWFSSSQHTTPEEALRAFCDVCAEIMVPMHYGTFKLADDTAREALDRLEAERDRLNIQQDRIRVLGYGETLIVHGLLDEEAEQRADACRADAL; encoded by the coding sequence ATGCCAAAAACTCGTTATCATAACATCGACAACGTCAGTATCGACAAGACGCTCAAGCAATTTCGTCAGTGGCGGGAGGATCGGCGCAAAAAGGCGACTCGTGACCGCTCTTACCTCGTGCCCAATCATCAGCCGGAAATGGATTATCTGCATGCCAATCGCGACGATGCTTCCATTACATGGATCGGGCACTCGACCTTTTTTATCCAATACGAGGGACTGAATATCGTGACAGATCCGGTATGGGCGCAACGTCTTGCTTTTCAAAAGCGTATTGGTCAGCCGGGGATTCCGATTGAGGATATTCCCCCAATCGACATCATCCTAATCTCGCATTCTCATTACGATCATATGCATATCAATTCCATCCGCAAGCTGTATCGCAGTTCGACTACCATCTTGGTGCCACAAGGCTTAAAATCCAAAATGGTACGCAAAGGTTTTCATCGTTGCCATGAAATGAAGTGGTGGGAAACGTTCCGAATGGGCGATGCCAATATTACCTTTGTCCCGACCCAGCATTGGAGTCGGCGGACACTGCTGGATACCAATACATCCCACTGGGGAGGCTATGTATTGGAACCTGTACAGCATCCGGTGATGCCAGATGAACCGCATAATGTGTGGAATACCGAGCAGGACCCTACCCATCCACGTCCCAAAATCCCAGAGGTCGGCAAGAGCGAAGAGATGGGATATATCCATCGCCCAGTGCCGCCAACCGTATATTTTGCAGGAGATAGCGGATACTTTCCCGGCTTTATCGATATTGGGCGACGACATCGCATTGACGTCGCATTGCTACCTATCGGTGCTTACGATCCTGAATGGTTCAGCAGCTCTCAGCATACAACCCCCGAAGAAGCACTGCGCGCCTTCTGCGACGTATGCGCCGAGATCATGGTGCCCATGCATTACGGAACATTCAAGCTCGCCGACGACACCGCGCGCGAAGCACTTGATCGTTTAGAAGCCGAACGAGACCGCCTAAATATCCAACAAGACCGCATTCGCGTCCTTGGCTACGGCGAGACCCTAATCGTACACGGTCTACTAGATGAAGAAGCCGAACAACGCGCCGACGCCTGCCGCGCCGATGCGTTATAA